One segment of Agromyces albus DNA contains the following:
- a CDS encoding fumarylacetoacetate hydrolase family protein produces the protein MKLARFSHGDSIAFGVVDEEEDELVVLKADPMFAGFETTGERVRLADAKLLAPVIPRSKIVAVGKNYRDHAAEMGGDAPSEPLLFLKPNTSVIGPDDTIALPRQSKQVDHEGELAVVIGRIAKNVAEEDAHAFVFGYTIANDVTARDLQRSDGQWARAKGFDTFCPLGPVIDTEIDLEHGTIETSVNGERRQEGRLADMVHSIPAIIAYASSVFTLLPGDVILTGTPAGVGPIVSGDVVEITVSGLGTLSNPVRTAEL, from the coding sequence ATGAAGCTCGCGCGATTCAGTCACGGCGATTCCATCGCATTCGGCGTCGTCGATGAAGAGGAGGACGAGCTCGTCGTGCTGAAGGCCGACCCGATGTTCGCCGGGTTCGAGACCACGGGCGAGCGCGTGCGGCTCGCCGACGCGAAGCTGCTCGCGCCCGTGATCCCGCGTTCGAAGATCGTCGCGGTCGGCAAGAACTACCGCGACCACGCGGCCGAGATGGGCGGCGACGCCCCCTCCGAGCCGCTGCTCTTCCTGAAGCCGAACACCTCGGTCATCGGCCCCGACGACACGATCGCGCTGCCCCGGCAGAGCAAGCAGGTCGATCACGAGGGCGAGCTCGCGGTCGTCATCGGCCGCATCGCGAAGAACGTCGCCGAAGAAGACGCCCACGCATTCGTCTTCGGCTACACGATCGCGAACGACGTCACCGCACGAGACCTCCAGCGCAGCGATGGTCAGTGGGCACGCGCGAAGGGCTTCGACACGTTCTGCCCGCTCGGCCCCGTGATCGACACCGAGATCGATCTCGAGCACGGCACGATCGAGACGAGCGTGAACGGCGAGCGCCGCCAGGAGGGGCGCCTGGCCGACATGGTGCACTCGATCCCGGCGATCATCGCCTACGCGTCATCCGTGTTCACGCTGCTTCCCGGCGACGTCATCCTCACCGGCACGCCGGCGGGCGTCGGTCCGATCGTCTCGGGCGACGTCGTCGAGATCACGGTCTCGGGCCTCGGCACGCTCTCGAACCCGGTGCGCACGGCCGAGCTCTGA
- a CDS encoding 3-isopropylmalate dehydrogenase produces MVGTVRLAVIPGDGIGPEVVGEALKALAAVTDGGEVSFEQTEFSLGASRYLETGDVMTDDDLAAIAGHDAILLGAVGGAPGDPRLLGANIERGLLLKLRFELDHYVNLRPTVLYPGVTSPLAAPGDVDFLVVREGTEGPYVGNGGAIRVGTPHEVANEVSVNTGYGVERVVRYAFAAASARPRKRLTLVHKTNVLVFAGSLWKRTVDAVAIEFPDVAVDYLHVDAATIFLVTDPARFDVIVTDNLFGDILTDLAGAISGGIGLAASGNINPDGRFPSMFEPVHGSAPDIAGKGIADPTAAILSVALLLEHLGLTEQAQRVTRAVAADIAERGDAKRSTSEVGDAVVARLGAL; encoded by the coding sequence ATGGTAGGCACGGTCAGGCTCGCGGTCATTCCCGGTGATGGGATCGGACCCGAGGTCGTCGGCGAGGCGCTGAAGGCCCTCGCGGCCGTCACCGACGGTGGCGAGGTCTCGTTCGAGCAGACGGAGTTCTCGCTCGGCGCTTCCCGCTACCTCGAGACCGGCGACGTGATGACCGACGACGACCTCGCCGCGATCGCCGGTCACGACGCGATCCTGCTCGGCGCCGTCGGCGGTGCCCCCGGCGATCCGCGACTCCTCGGCGCGAACATCGAGCGTGGACTCCTGCTCAAGCTCCGATTCGAGCTCGACCACTACGTCAACCTGCGTCCGACGGTGCTGTACCCGGGCGTCACGAGCCCGCTCGCCGCTCCGGGCGACGTCGACTTCCTCGTCGTCCGTGAGGGCACTGAGGGGCCGTATGTCGGCAACGGCGGGGCGATCCGCGTCGGCACGCCGCACGAGGTCGCGAACGAGGTGTCGGTGAACACCGGCTACGGGGTGGAGCGCGTCGTGCGCTACGCGTTCGCTGCGGCATCCGCTCGCCCTCGCAAGCGACTCACGCTCGTGCACAAGACGAACGTGCTCGTCTTCGCCGGCTCCCTCTGGAAGCGCACCGTCGATGCCGTCGCAATCGAGTTCCCCGACGTCGCCGTCGACTACCTGCACGTCGATGCGGCGACGATCTTCCTCGTCACGGATCCTGCTAGATTCGATGTCATCGTCACGGACAACCTCTTCGGCGACATTCTCACCGATCTGGCCGGCGCAATCAGCGGCGGCATCGGCCTCGCAGCCTCGGGCAACATCAACCCCGACGGCCGGTTCCCCAGCATGTTCGAGCCGGTTCACGGTTCCGCACCCGACATCGCCGGGAAGGGCATCGCCGACCCCACAGCCGCGATCCTCTCCGTCGCGCTGCTCCTCGAGCACCTCGGCCTCACGGAGCAGGCTCAGCGGGTCACGAGGGCGGTCGCCGCCGACATCGCCGAACGCGGCGACGCGAAACGCTCGACCTCCGAAGTCGGCGACGCCGTCGTCGCCCGCCTCGGCGCACTGTAG
- a CDS encoding TetR/AcrR family transcriptional regulator, with the protein MSRPPAARDAVLDAFERILIDGGERAATLDATARAAGVSKGGLLYHFSSREALVDAVLARFRELVDTDIEQLERAPEGAVAHYVRSAVAVGHPLDRAGVAAARLAQAGSAPAVRVIRAVRQRWLGAVRRHVSDPTVALAITLIGDGLYYDSALHGDDAETGVDAPRAAEMDSLIALLERLAAEPPRAPTP; encoded by the coding sequence ATGAGCCGACCCCCTGCCGCCCGTGACGCCGTGCTCGATGCGTTCGAGCGCATCCTGATCGATGGCGGCGAGCGAGCCGCGACCCTCGACGCCACGGCCCGCGCAGCCGGCGTGTCGAAGGGCGGGCTGCTCTACCACTTCTCGTCGCGCGAAGCGCTTGTCGACGCGGTGCTCGCGCGCTTCCGCGAGCTCGTCGATACCGACATCGAGCAGCTCGAGCGCGCCCCTGAGGGCGCCGTCGCCCATTACGTGCGCAGTGCCGTCGCCGTCGGCCATCCGCTCGACCGCGCCGGCGTCGCGGCGGCGCGACTCGCCCAAGCGGGCAGCGCACCCGCCGTCCGCGTGATCAGGGCGGTGCGCCAGCGCTGGCTCGGCGCCGTGCGCCGCCACGTCTCCGACCCCACGGTCGCCCTCGCGATCACCCTCATCGGCGACGGGCTCTACTACGACTCCGCGTTGCACGGCGACGACGCCGAGACCGGCGTCGACGCGCCCCGCGCGGCGGAGATGGACTCGCTCATCGCGCTGCTCGAGCGGCTCGCCGCCGAGCCGCCCCGGGCGCCTACTCCGTGA
- a CDS encoding DNA polymerase III subunit gamma/tau: MTRDSDDDALRWEGDDDPTLAPGWKTIGSPAAPTEPNAPSFDGDASAAASGSSTTSSTDRADAASPTGSVELVVLGVLGGVYLLYAVGWIIVATRLSTGSVDPVAQFMFGLGGWLAVLAVPLWFGITLWLSQGRSRVRILWLVAGAIVLVPLPFLLGTGVTA, encoded by the coding sequence ATGACCCGCGACTCCGACGACGACGCCCTTCGGTGGGAGGGCGACGACGATCCGACGCTCGCTCCGGGCTGGAAGACGATCGGCAGTCCCGCGGCTCCCACTGAACCGAACGCACCCTCATTTGACGGCGACGCCAGCGCAGCGGCATCCGGCTCCTCGACGACGTCATCGACAGACCGAGCGGATGCCGCTTCGCCGACCGGATCGGTCGAACTCGTCGTGCTCGGGGTGCTCGGCGGCGTGTACCTGCTGTACGCCGTCGGCTGGATCATCGTGGCCACGCGGCTCTCGACCGGCTCGGTCGATCCCGTGGCACAGTTCATGTTCGGGCTCGGCGGCTGGCTGGCGGTGCTCGCGGTTCCCCTGTGGTTCGGGATCACGCTCTGGCTGTCGCAGGGGCGCTCCCGGGTGAGGATCCTCTGGCTCGTCGCCGGAGCGATCGTGCTCGTGCCGCTGCCGTTCCTGCTCGGAACCGGGGTCACCGCATGA
- the serA gene encoding phosphoglycerate dehydrogenase codes for MSKPVVLIAEELSPATVDALGPDFDVRNVDGTDRPALLAALSDANAILVRSATKVDAEAIAAAPRLKVIARAGVGLDNVDIKAATTAGVMVVNAPTSNIISAAELTVGHILSLARHIPAAHAALAQGEWKRSHYTGVELYEKTIGIIGLGRIGALIAARLQAFGTEVIAYDPYITAARAQQLGVQTVSLDELLERSDFITIHMPKTPETTGMISTEQFERMKPTAFLVNVARGGLIDEDALYEALVARRIAGAGLDVFVSEPPRESPLLSLPNVIVTPHLGASTDEAQEKAGVSVAKSVRLALAGELVPDAVNVAGGVIDPYVRPGIPLVEKLGQLFAGLADAALTSVDVEVRGELVDYDVSVFKLAALKGIFTKIVSETVSYVNAPLLAEQRGVSVRLITEAESPEYRNVITIAGALADGRQLSVSGTLTGTKQIEKLVGVNGYEIEVPIASTHIIMEYTDRPGIVAIYGREFGDAGINIAGMQIARREAGGEALSVLTVDSPVPTEVLERVREAIEADVLVEIDITE; via the coding sequence GTGTCAAAGCCGGTCGTGCTGATCGCAGAAGAACTCTCACCCGCCACCGTCGATGCGCTCGGGCCCGACTTCGACGTTCGCAACGTCGACGGCACCGATCGTCCAGCGCTGCTCGCGGCGCTCTCCGACGCGAATGCGATCCTCGTGCGTTCCGCGACGAAGGTCGACGCCGAGGCGATCGCCGCCGCACCGAGGCTCAAGGTCATCGCGCGTGCGGGCGTCGGGCTCGACAACGTCGACATCAAGGCGGCCACGACGGCCGGCGTCATGGTCGTGAACGCGCCGACGTCGAACATCATCTCCGCCGCCGAGCTCACTGTCGGACACATCCTGAGCCTCGCCCGCCACATTCCGGCGGCGCACGCGGCGCTCGCCCAGGGCGAGTGGAAGCGCTCGCACTACACGGGCGTCGAGCTCTACGAGAAGACCATCGGCATCATCGGCCTCGGTCGCATCGGCGCCCTCATCGCCGCCCGCCTCCAGGCGTTCGGCACAGAGGTCATCGCCTACGACCCCTACATCACGGCCGCGCGAGCCCAGCAGCTCGGGGTGCAGACCGTGAGCCTCGACGAGCTCCTCGAGCGCAGCGACTTCATCACGATCCACATGCCGAAGACGCCCGAGACCACGGGCATGATCAGCACTGAGCAGTTCGAGCGGATGAAGCCCACGGCGTTCCTCGTGAACGTCGCCCGTGGCGGGCTCATCGATGAAGACGCGCTCTACGAGGCGCTCGTCGCTCGCCGCATCGCCGGCGCCGGCCTCGACGTCTTCGTCTCGGAGCCGCCGCGCGAGTCGCCGCTGCTGTCGCTGCCGAACGTCATCGTCACGCCGCACCTCGGCGCCTCGACCGACGAGGCGCAGGAGAAGGCGGGCGTGTCGGTCGCGAAGTCGGTGCGCCTGGCGCTCGCCGGCGAGCTGGTGCCCGATGCGGTGAACGTCGCCGGCGGCGTCATCGATCCCTACGTGCGTCCCGGCATCCCGCTCGTCGAGAAGCTCGGCCAGCTCTTCGCCGGACTTGCGGATGCCGCGCTCACGAGCGTCGACGTCGAGGTGCGCGGTGAGCTCGTCGACTACGACGTCAGCGTCTTCAAGCTCGCGGCCCTCAAGGGCATTTTCACGAAGATCGTGAGTGAGACGGTTTCGTATGTGAATGCACCGTTGCTCGCTGAGCAACGCGGCGTCTCGGTTCGCCTGATCACCGAGGCGGAGTCGCCCGAGTACCGCAACGTCATCACGATCGCGGGCGCGCTCGCCGACGGCCGTCAGCTCTCGGTGTCGGGCACCCTCACCGGCACGAAGCAGATCGAGAAGCTCGTGGGCGTGAACGGGTACGAGATCGAGGTGCCGATCGCGTCGACGCACATCATCATGGAGTACACCGATCGTCCCGGCATCGTGGCGATCTACGGCCGCGAGTTCGGCGACGCCGGCATCAACATCGCCGGCATGCAGATCGCGCGGCGTGAGGCGGGCGGCGAGGCGCTCAGCGTGCTCACCGTCGACTCGCCGGTGCCCACCGAGGTGCTCGAGCGAGTGCGCGAGGCCATCGAGGCCGACGTGCTCGTCGAGATCGACATCACGGAGTAG
- a CDS encoding branched-chain amino acid aminotransferase: protein MTINLPLQAPSASGLIWQVIRNESSRSEAERDVILADPGFGNHFTDHMIDLCWSEKGGWHRPRVQPYGPIQLDPAAAVFHYAQEIFEGMKAYRHADGSVWTFRPYENAARMQRSARRMALPELPSEIFLESLKQLIGVDAAWVPSALETSLYLRPFMFAKEAFLGVRPAKKVGYYVIASPAAAYFPGGVQPVSIWLSTDYARAGKGGTGAAKTGGNYASSLLPQAEASAKGCQQVLFLDNDGYIEELGGMNIVFVQRDGTLVTPESDSILEGITRDSVLQLAADRGHAVERRRVTMTEWREGAASGDIVGAFACGTAAVVVPIGRLLADDFEIVHSGAASSELALSLREELTGIQYGRVEDRHGWLTRLDA, encoded by the coding sequence ATGACCATCAATCTCCCGCTCCAGGCCCCCTCCGCATCAGGTCTTATCTGGCAGGTCATCCGCAACGAGTCCTCGCGCAGCGAGGCCGAACGCGACGTGATCCTCGCCGACCCCGGATTCGGCAACCACTTCACCGACCACATGATCGACCTGTGCTGGTCGGAGAAGGGCGGCTGGCACCGCCCCCGGGTGCAGCCCTACGGCCCCATCCAGCTCGACCCCGCGGCCGCCGTCTTCCACTACGCGCAGGAGATCTTCGAGGGCATGAAGGCCTACCGCCATGCCGACGGCTCGGTCTGGACCTTCCGCCCGTACGAGAACGCCGCGCGCATGCAGCGCTCGGCACGCCGCATGGCGCTGCCCGAGCTGCCGAGCGAGATCTTCCTCGAGTCGCTCAAGCAGCTGATCGGCGTCGACGCCGCGTGGGTGCCGAGTGCGCTCGAGACGAGCCTCTACCTGCGGCCGTTCATGTTCGCGAAAGAGGCGTTCCTCGGCGTGCGTCCCGCGAAGAAGGTCGGCTACTACGTCATCGCGAGCCCGGCCGCGGCATACTTCCCGGGCGGCGTGCAGCCCGTGAGCATCTGGCTGTCGACCGACTACGCGCGCGCCGGCAAGGGCGGCACGGGAGCGGCGAAGACCGGCGGCAACTACGCCTCGAGCCTGCTGCCCCAGGCCGAGGCATCCGCGAAAGGCTGCCAGCAGGTGCTCTTCCTCGACAACGACGGGTACATCGAGGAACTCGGCGGCATGAACATCGTGTTCGTGCAGCGTGACGGCACCCTGGTCACCCCCGAGTCCGACTCGATCCTCGAGGGCATCACGCGCGACTCCGTGCTGCAGCTCGCGGCCGATCGCGGGCACGCCGTCGAGCGTCGCCGCGTCACCATGACGGAGTGGCGCGAGGGCGCGGCATCCGGCGACATCGTCGGCGCCTTCGCGTGCGGCACGGCCGCCGTCGTCGTGCCGATCGGGCGACTCCTCGCCGACGACTTCGAGATCGTGCACTCGGGGGCCGCGTCGAGCGAGCTCGCGCTGTCGCTGCGCGAAGAGCTCACGGGCATCCAGTACGGACGGGTCGAAGACCGCCACGGGTGGTTGACCCGCCTCGACGCGTGA
- a CDS encoding DUF6458 family protein — MSLGLGIVLFVIGAILAFALNLTVDWIDLQLVGYILMIAGVIVVILGIILLARRRRSVATSHTSVDPATGDRATRAEHSTPEDPTVL; from the coding sequence ATGAGTCTCGGTCTCGGAATCGTGCTCTTCGTGATCGGCGCGATCCTCGCGTTCGCGCTCAACCTCACCGTCGACTGGATCGATCTCCAATTGGTCGGCTACATCCTGATGATCGCCGGAGTGATCGTGGTCATCCTCGGCATCATCCTGCTCGCCCGTCGTCGTCGTTCCGTGGCGACCTCCCACACGAGCGTCGACCCCGCTACGGGTGACCGCGCGACGCGCGCCGAACACTCGACTCCCGAGGACCCCACCGTTCTCTGA
- a CDS encoding MFS transporter — MINTTSTDTGTVETPTRPAAATAPTPTTVAPRAPRRAWAALAVLMLPVLLVSVDNTVLSFALPAIARDLAPTAAQQLWIIDAYPLVLAGLLVAMGSTGDRFGRRRLLLIGSTGFALVSIVAAFAPTAEALIAARAALGFFGAMLMPSTLSLLRAVFTDREQRRLAIAIWASGFAAGSALGPLVGGILLEHFAWGSVFLLAVPVLVPLLVLVPLLIPESRDPAPGRIDVVSTVLSLAAMGPVVYGIKSLATEGIGGFGVPAIVIGLACAAWFVRRQLRSDSPMLDVRLFRQGSFGGAVLVNLFSVIALVGFLYFVSQHLQLIAGLTPVAAGLALLPGLIAMIIAGLVVVPIARRVRPRVLVPIALVLSAAGYLVIALFTSADSSAHSIAPIVIAFMLLGVGIGSAETVSNELILSSAPPTKAGAASAVSETAYELGAVLGTALLGSILAAHFRAGIELPAVLTGEQADAARETLAGAVTVAEGIPAAVGAELAASAAHAFDGGVVVTSLIGVALMIAAAIVAAVALKNPGASDAD; from the coding sequence ATGATCAACACGACAAGCACTGACACCGGCACAGTCGAGACGCCGACGAGGCCCGCCGCCGCGACGGCCCCCACGCCCACGACCGTGGCACCGCGAGCACCGCGGCGCGCGTGGGCCGCGCTCGCCGTGCTCATGCTGCCCGTACTGCTCGTGTCGGTCGACAACACCGTGCTGAGCTTCGCGCTGCCCGCCATCGCGCGCGATCTCGCCCCGACTGCTGCACAGCAGCTCTGGATCATCGACGCGTATCCGCTCGTGCTCGCCGGCCTCCTCGTCGCGATGGGCAGCACCGGCGATCGCTTCGGACGGCGCCGACTGCTCCTCATCGGCTCGACGGGGTTCGCGCTCGTGTCGATCGTCGCCGCGTTCGCACCGACCGCTGAGGCGCTCATCGCGGCCCGTGCCGCGCTCGGCTTCTTCGGCGCGATGCTCATGCCGTCGACGCTCTCGCTGCTGCGGGCGGTCTTCACCGATCGCGAACAGCGGCGGCTCGCGATCGCGATCTGGGCGTCGGGATTCGCGGCGGGCAGCGCGCTCGGGCCACTCGTCGGCGGCATCCTGCTCGAGCACTTCGCGTGGGGCTCGGTGTTCCTCCTCGCCGTGCCGGTGCTCGTGCCCCTGCTGGTGCTCGTGCCCCTGCTGATCCCCGAGAGCCGCGACCCCGCTCCCGGCCGCATCGACGTCGTCAGCACCGTGCTCTCGCTCGCGGCGATGGGGCCGGTCGTCTACGGCATCAAGTCGCTCGCGACCGAGGGAATCGGCGGCTTCGGCGTGCCGGCGATCGTGATCGGCCTCGCCTGCGCGGCGTGGTTCGTGCGGCGGCAGCTGCGCAGCGATTCGCCGATGCTCGACGTGCGGCTCTTCCGGCAGGGGTCGTTCGGCGGCGCGGTGCTCGTGAACCTCTTCAGCGTGATCGCGCTCGTCGGGTTCCTGTACTTCGTGTCGCAGCACCTGCAACTCATCGCGGGGCTCACGCCGGTCGCGGCCGGACTCGCCCTCCTGCCGGGCCTCATCGCGATGATCATCGCGGGCCTGGTCGTCGTGCCCATCGCTCGCCGGGTCAGGCCGCGGGTGCTGGTGCCGATCGCACTCGTGCTCTCCGCGGCGGGATATCTCGTGATCGCTCTCTTCACGAGCGCCGATTCGAGCGCCCACTCGATCGCGCCGATCGTCATCGCCTTCATGCTGCTCGGTGTCGGCATCGGCTCCGCCGAGACCGTCTCGAACGAGCTGATCCTCTCGAGCGCGCCGCCGACGAAGGCGGGTGCCGCCTCCGCCGTGTCCGAGACGGCGTACGAACTCGGTGCGGTGCTCGGCACGGCCCTGCTCGGCAGCATCCTCGCCGCGCACTTCCGGGCGGGGATCGAGCTGCCTGCGGTGCTCACCGGCGAGCAGGCGGATGCCGCGCGAGAGACGCTCGCGGGTGCCGTGACCGTGGCCGAGGGGATCCCCGCCGCGGTCGGCGCCGAGCTCGCGGCATCCGCGGCCCATGCCTTCGACGGCGGCGTCGTGGTGACCTCGCTCATCGGCGTGGCGCTCATGATCGCAGCCGCGATCGTCGCCGCGGTGGCGCTCAAGAACCCAGGTGCATCCGACGCCGACTGA
- a CDS encoding GNAT family acetyltransferase, with protein MTAAVSPTGMRIRAFDRADTEAVVELWCAAGLVVPWNDPYRDIERKLAVQPELFLVGESGGVVIATAMVGYDGHRGWVNYLAVDESRRGERLGARLMEEAERLLTELGCPKLNLQVRSTNAGVIEFYRRLGYQVDEVASLGKRLIANASPLG; from the coding sequence GTGACCGCGGCGGTCTCGCCGACCGGCATGCGCATCCGCGCGTTCGATCGGGCCGACACCGAAGCCGTCGTCGAGCTGTGGTGCGCCGCGGGCCTCGTCGTGCCATGGAACGACCCGTATCGCGACATCGAGCGCAAGCTCGCCGTGCAGCCCGAGCTCTTCCTCGTGGGGGAGTCGGGCGGCGTCGTCATCGCGACGGCGATGGTCGGGTACGACGGCCATCGCGGCTGGGTGAACTACCTCGCGGTCGACGAATCGCGGCGCGGCGAACGACTCGGTGCCCGACTCATGGAGGAGGCAGAGCGGTTGCTCACCGAGCTCGGGTGCCCGAAGCTCAACCTCCAGGTGCGTTCGACGAACGCAGGCGTGATCGAGTTCTATCGCCGTCTCGGCTATCAGGTCGACGAAGTCGCGAGCCTCGGCAAGCGACTGATCGCGAATGCCTCGCCGCTAGGCTGA